One window from the genome of Salvia splendens isolate huo1 chromosome 9, SspV2, whole genome shotgun sequence encodes:
- the LOC121746419 gene encoding uncharacterized protein LOC121746419 — MAIEVFPDSPSATGISPRISFSHDLSQSDVVPIEQYIRSAASSTSIDFDFCVFRESFDHESSSADELFFDGKILPIQIKKRLAPAPPPFSPSPPAPLPPPPPPPLKSKQAESEEKQKSFWRFKRSSSLNCGSGSYGRTLCPLPLLSRSNSTGSTASGKRSSISKQNLLKSNSSQKQQPPPMSGYSSKPPLKKNGQFSHKFSPVLNVPPATIFGLGSIFSGGGKDRIRKKY, encoded by the coding sequence ATGGCGATTGAAGTCTTCCCGGATAGCCCAAGCGCGACCGGCATCAGCCCACGCATCTCATTCTCCCACGATCTCTCCCAATCCGACGTCGTTCCGATCGAGCAGTACATTCGCTCCGCCGCCTCCTCCACCTCCATCGATTTCGACTTCTGCGTCTTCCGCGAGAGCTTCGACCACGAATCCTCCTCCGCCGACGAGCTCTTCTTCGACGGCAAAatcctccccatccaaatcaaAAAACGCCTCGCTCCGGCGCCGCCGCCGTTTTCCCCATCGCCGCCTGCTCCTCTccccccgcctccgccgccgccgctgaaATCTAAGCAGGCGGAATCGGAAGAGAAGCAGAAGTCGTTCTGGCGATTCAAGCGCAGCTCCAGCCTAAACTGCGGCAGCGGCAGTTACGGCCGGACGCTCTGCCCGCTGCCGCTCCTCTCGAGGAGCAATTCCACCGGATCCACCGCCAGCGGCAAGCGATCGTCAATTTCGAAGCAAAATCTGCTCAAAAGCAATTCATCGCAGAAGCAGCAGCCGCCGCCGATGTCTGGCTATTCCTCGAAGCCGCCGTTGAAGAAGAACGGCCAATTCTCTCATAAATTCAGTCCGGTGCTGAACGTTCCTCCGGCGACTATCTTCGGCCTCGGCTCCATATTTTCCGGCGGCGGCAAGGATCGGATCAGGAAGAAGtattaa
- the LOC121747502 gene encoding uncharacterized protein LOC121747502 codes for MVDPNWELKNCCQHEQVVFLVIIGVFTLVILVLWRTFLLTPFKLITVFLHEVSHAIACKLTCGQVEGIQVHANEGGVTLTRGGIYWLILPAGYLGSSFWGMVLVLASTKLLSARIAAGGLILALVIVFFLAKNWTLRGLCIGFIVFIGIIWVLQELTKVRILRYVILFIGVMNSLFSVYDIYDDLISRRVNSSDAEKFAELCPCPCNGAAWGVIWGMISFIFLSASIYLGLVILS; via the exons ATGGTGGATCCGAACTGGGAGCTGAAGAATTGCTGTCAGCACGAACAAGTTGTGTTTCTTGTTATAATTGGTGTCTTTACTCTTGTTATTCTTGTT CTCTGGAGGACATTTCTACTGACACCTTTTAAGCTCATCACTGTATTTCTTCATGAAGTGAGCCATGCAATTGCTTGTAAGCTTACATGTGGCCAG GTAGAAGGCATCCAGGTTCATGCAAATGAAGGTGGCGTCACTCTAACCCGTGGTGGCATTTATTGGCTGATCTTGCCGGCTGGAT ATCTTGGTTCATCCTTTTGGGGCATGGTTCTTGTCCTTGCATCAACAAAGCTTCTCTCTGCAAGGATTGCTGCTGGTGGTCTTATCCTTGCCCTTGTTATTGTCTTCTTCCTTGCAAAAAAC TGGACATTGCGAGGACTTTGCATCG GATTTATTGTTTTTATCGGTATCATCTGGGTGCTGCAAGAATTAACTAAAGTTCGTATTCTTCGCTATGTTATTCTCTTCATTG GTGTTATGAATAGTTTGTTTTCTGTCTACG ATATATATGATGATCTGATATCTAGAAGAGTCAATTCGAGTGATGCTGAGAAGTTTGCTGAACTTTGCCCCTGCCCTTGTAATGGAGCTGCATGGGGAGTTATATG GGGAATGATATCCTTCATATTTCTTTCGGCATCAATATATCTTGGACTTGTCATCTTATCATGA